One Thiocapsa bogorovii DNA segment encodes these proteins:
- a CDS encoding MotA/TolQ/ExbB proton channel family protein → MLELMYAGGWLMVPIVACSIIATAVVIERGWTLRRSRIMPANLVARIWEWHRRGQLNDARIEEIRTGSPLGRLLAAGLINRAHSREIMKESIEDTGRQVVAELERFLNSLGTIASVAPLLGLLGTVLGMIDVFGVIMDAGVGNAAMLAGGISKALITTAAGLSVAIPALMFHRFFENKVARLALDMEEQSLRLVEVMKGERESGEVSA, encoded by the coding sequence GTGCTTGAGTTGATGTATGCCGGGGGTTGGCTCATGGTGCCGATCGTCGCTTGCTCGATCATCGCGACAGCCGTCGTGATCGAGCGTGGCTGGACGCTGCGCCGCTCGCGGATCATGCCGGCGAATCTGGTTGCCCGGATCTGGGAATGGCACCGTCGGGGGCAGTTGAACGATGCTCGGATCGAGGAGATCCGCACCGGTTCGCCGCTCGGGCGTCTACTTGCGGCGGGACTCATCAATCGCGCCCACTCGCGCGAGATCATGAAGGAATCGATCGAGGACACGGGTCGGCAAGTGGTGGCCGAGTTGGAGCGCTTTTTGAACAGTTTGGGGACGATCGCATCGGTTGCCCCGCTGCTGGGTCTGCTGGGAACGGTGCTCGGAATGATCGACGTCTTCGGCGTCATCATGGACGCCGGTGTCGGCAATGCCGCCATGCTCGCCGGGGGGATCTCCAAGGCACTCATCACGACCGCGGCCGGTCTTTCGGTCGCGATCCCGGCGCTGATGTTTCACCGATTCTTCGAGAACAAGGTCGCACGGCTCGCGCTCGACATGGAGGAGCAGTCGCTGCGGCTCGTAGAGGTGATGAAGGGCGAGCGAGAATCCGGCGAGGTCTCCGCGTGA
- the cydX gene encoding cytochrome bd-I oxidase subunit CydX yields MWYFAWILGVLLALAFGIINVMWYESEECFRHTGDARLDT; encoded by the coding sequence ATGTGGTACTTCGCCTGGATCCTGGGTGTGCTGCTGGCACTCGCCTTCGGCATCATCAACGTCATGTGGTACGAATCCGAGGAGTGTTTCAGACACACCGGGGACGCGCGACTTGACACCTAG
- a CDS encoding M48 family metallopeptidase yields the protein MDFFAHQDRARRRTHLLVVLFALAVISIVAVVDLVALAFLGLGSDPEGLLLSPSLSPVAVRESLPLLIWVSVLTAGAIGLASLFRILTLRNGGGAVARGVGGVMVNADTTDPQLQRLRNVVEEMSIAAGVPVPQIYVLEQEEGINAFAAGYSPADAAIAVTRGALRTLNRSELQGVVAHEFSHILNGDMRLNIRLIGILFGILVLAIIGRLMLSVRHGRASKNTAAIAMIGLALVATGYIGLFFGRLIRAAVSRQREFLADASAVQFTREPEGIAGALKKIGAAPAGSALASDSEEIGHMLFAAGLTRRLLATHPPIADRIRAIEPGFDPTELEMMRVMSSKAAPSGAGVVASMAEARPAVEARPSASSLDADHIVGAIGRPDTARIQVAARLTRAIPEPLARAARSTEWVMTVVCYLLIDQDPDVREHQLLMVAETLGSEGERQVSTLLSAVPSLAADLRIPLLEIAFPTLRRRPQTELTRLMALLDRLIHADGRIDVFEYVLARLLARQIQDTIAPTDAHSSGTTRLSDCEDETRDLLIILAVHGNPDQRAARTAFAAGLASLGMRPRELAAIAAEHWPDRLDRALARLDRLRMDDKERLLRALIATLKHAGINRTEIELLRAVVSALHVPLPVLD from the coding sequence TTGGACTTCTTCGCGCATCAGGACCGGGCCCGTCGGCGCACGCATCTCCTCGTCGTCCTGTTCGCCCTCGCCGTGATCAGCATCGTGGCGGTGGTCGACCTGGTCGCACTCGCCTTCCTGGGGCTCGGCTCGGATCCGGAGGGACTCCTCCTCTCCCCGTCGCTCTCGCCGGTGGCGGTCCGCGAGAGCCTCCCGCTGCTCATCTGGGTGTCTGTTCTGACTGCGGGTGCGATCGGGCTCGCCAGCCTGTTCCGCATCCTCACGTTGCGCAACGGCGGCGGGGCGGTCGCGCGCGGGGTTGGCGGGGTCATGGTCAATGCTGACACGACGGATCCGCAGCTGCAGCGCTTGCGCAACGTGGTCGAGGAGATGTCGATCGCCGCGGGCGTGCCGGTGCCTCAGATCTACGTGCTCGAGCAGGAGGAGGGGATCAATGCCTTCGCTGCGGGTTATTCGCCTGCAGATGCGGCGATCGCGGTCACCCGGGGTGCGCTGCGGACACTGAACCGATCCGAGTTGCAGGGCGTTGTCGCACACGAATTCTCGCATATCCTCAACGGCGACATGCGGCTCAACATCCGGCTGATCGGGATCCTGTTCGGGATCCTCGTGCTCGCCATCATCGGCAGACTCATGCTCTCCGTTCGGCATGGCCGAGCCAGCAAGAACACCGCCGCGATCGCCATGATCGGCCTCGCCCTGGTCGCAACCGGCTACATCGGGCTGTTCTTCGGCCGCCTGATCCGAGCTGCGGTGTCGCGGCAACGTGAGTTTCTGGCCGACGCATCGGCCGTTCAATTCACCCGCGAGCCCGAGGGGATCGCGGGCGCCCTGAAAAAGATCGGCGCGGCGCCGGCCGGTTCGGCGCTCGCATCCGACAGCGAGGAGATCGGGCACATGCTCTTTGCTGCGGGGCTGACGCGGCGGCTCTTGGCCACACATCCGCCGATTGCCGATCGCATTCGTGCGATCGAGCCCGGCTTCGACCCCACAGAGCTCGAGATGATGCGTGTGATGTCGTCCAAGGCCGCGCCGAGCGGGGCCGGCGTCGTCGCCTCGATGGCCGAAGCCCGCCCGGCCGTCGAAGCTCGGCCGAGCGCGTCGAGCCTCGATGCGGACCACATCGTCGGCGCGATCGGCCGGCCGGATACGGCGCGGATCCAGGTGGCAGCTCGTCTGACCCGGGCGATCCCGGAACCGCTCGCGCGCGCCGCCCGCTCCACCGAGTGGGTCATGACGGTGGTCTGCTATCTGCTGATCGACCAGGACCCCGATGTACGCGAGCACCAGCTCTTGATGGTCGCCGAGACGCTCGGCAGCGAGGGCGAGCGTCAGGTGAGCACCCTCCTCTCCGCGGTACCGAGCCTCGCCGCGGATCTGCGTATCCCGCTGCTCGAGATCGCCTTCCCGACCCTGCGCCGTCGTCCTCAGACCGAGCTGACCCGCTTGATGGCGCTGCTCGATCGGCTGATCCATGCAGACGGGCGAATTGATGTCTTCGAGTATGTCCTCGCACGCCTCCTCGCCCGGCAGATTCAGGACACCATCGCCCCGACCGATGCGCACAGCTCCGGAACCACCCGACTGTCCGATTGCGAAGACGAGACCCGTGACCTGCTGATCATCCTAGCGGTGCACGGCAACCCGGATCAGCGCGCCGCGCGGACCGCCTTCGCCGCCGGTCTGGCGTCGCTCGGGATGCGTCCGCGCGAATTGGCAGCAATCGCAGCAGAGCACTGGCCGGATCGCCTCGACCGCGCGCTCGCCAGACTCGATCGGCTACGCATGGACGACAAAGAGCGCCTGCTCCGGGCGCTGATCGCGACGCTGAAGCACGCCGGGATCAACCGGACAGAGATCGAGCTACTGCGCGCCGTCGTCTCGGCGCTGCATGTCCCTCTGCCGGTATTGGACTGA
- the yjgA gene encoding ribosome biogenesis factor YjgA, which yields MNATIDDEDGYEDEERGPSKSQLKREKLALQALAERMAGMPRAELERLNLSAATWAALDETPRIKDIRARGRHWKRIANLLEREDMAAVHALVDQAEDRERQAAAHLHALERWRERLIADDEGALSEFIDACPNVDRQQLRTLIRAAQRDQERGRPDAPRKLFRFLRDSLESNPHA from the coding sequence ATGAACGCTACGATCGACGACGAAGACGGGTATGAGGACGAAGAGCGCGGCCCGAGTAAGAGCCAGCTCAAGCGCGAGAAGCTGGCCCTGCAGGCCTTGGCCGAGCGGATGGCCGGGATGCCTCGGGCCGAGCTGGAACGTCTGAACCTCAGTGCCGCGACCTGGGCGGCCTTGGACGAAACGCCTCGGATCAAGGATATCCGCGCCCGCGGTCGCCACTGGAAACGTATCGCCAACCTGCTGGAACGCGAGGACATGGCCGCCGTCCACGCCCTGGTCGACCAGGCCGAGGACCGCGAGCGCCAGGCCGCCGCGCATCTGCATGCGTTGGAGCGATGGCGCGAGCGACTCATCGCCGACGACGAGGGCGCGCTGAGCGAGTTCATCGACGCATGCCCGAATGTCGACCGCCAGCAGCTGCGCACCCTGATCCGCGCCGCGCAACGCGACCAGGAGCGCGGCCGGCCAGATGCACCGCGCAAGCTGTTCCGCTTTCTGCGGGACAGCCTGGAGTCCAACCCGCACGCATAG
- a CDS encoding LemA family protein encodes MGWTLLGLILLVAIFAIVIYNRLISGRNRYKNAFAQIDVQLTRRYDLIPNLVKVAERYMTHERETLEAVIQARNQAVGSLKQVAADPGDGAAVAMLAQAEMGVAGALGKLFALAEAYPDLKANQNMMQLSEELVSTENRVAFARQAFNDAVMSYNNLREVFPNNLIAGQFGFNAAQLLEIDAPEKREAVPVTF; translated from the coding sequence ATGGGATGGACACTGCTCGGCTTGATCCTGCTGGTGGCAATTTTCGCCATCGTCATCTACAACCGGCTGATCTCGGGACGCAATCGCTACAAGAACGCCTTTGCTCAGATCGACGTCCAGCTCACGCGCCGCTACGACCTGATCCCGAATCTGGTCAAGGTCGCAGAGCGCTACATGACCCACGAACGCGAGACGCTCGAGGCCGTCATCCAGGCCCGCAACCAAGCGGTCGGCAGCCTCAAACAGGTCGCGGCCGATCCGGGTGACGGCGCCGCGGTGGCGATGCTGGCCCAAGCGGAGATGGGCGTCGCCGGCGCCTTGGGAAAATTGTTTGCACTCGCCGAGGCCTACCCGGACCTCAAGGCCAACCAAAACATGATGCAGCTCTCCGAAGAGCTGGTCAGCACCGAGAACCGGGTCGCCTTCGCACGCCAGGCCTTCAACGATGCCGTGATGAGCTACAACAATCTACGCGAGGTCTTCCCGAACAACCTGATCGCGGGCCAGTTCGGTTTCAATGCCGCACAGTTGCTGGAGATCGACGCGCCGGAGAAGCGCGAAGCCGTCCCAGTCACCTTCTGA
- a CDS encoding glycosyltransferase family 2 protein — translation MNTAIEPAPVAANATGQLTTDHPSLSVVIPMYREVDNVEPMLRRVHEGLAEYRGAWELICVDDGSRDGTGERLRAVGERYGPHVRVIRLRRNFGQTAAMQAGFDASRGELIATLDGDLQNDPADIPRMVDELLARDLDLLQGWRRQRQDALVMRKLPSKIANALIGRVTGVALHDYGCSLKVYRAEVIKEVTLLGEMHRFIPVWVAGVTAPERIGETEVAHQARQFGTSKYGISRTFRVLLDLLSAFFFLRFGSRPGHFFGSIGILFGVVGSILMAEMLWVKFGLGQHIGTRPMLFVAILFLVVSIQFLTTGVLAELMMRTFYASGEHTHHRIRWQSDPAHADWRHAT, via the coding sequence ATGAACACCGCGATTGAACCGGCGCCTGTGGCGGCGAACGCGACCGGACAGCTCACGACGGACCATCCGTCGCTCTCCGTCGTCATCCCCATGTATCGGGAGGTCGACAACGTCGAGCCCATGCTGAGACGGGTCCACGAAGGACTTGCGGAGTACCGCGGCGCCTGGGAGCTGATCTGTGTCGACGACGGCAGCCGCGACGGCACCGGCGAGCGTCTGCGTGCAGTCGGCGAGCGTTACGGCCCGCATGTACGGGTGATCCGGCTCCGGCGCAACTTCGGCCAGACCGCGGCCATGCAGGCCGGATTCGACGCCTCCCGCGGCGAGCTGATCGCCACGCTCGACGGCGATCTGCAGAACGACCCGGCCGACATCCCGCGCATGGTCGACGAGCTGCTCGCGCGCGATCTGGATCTCCTGCAGGGCTGGCGTCGCCAACGCCAGGATGCGCTCGTCATGCGCAAGCTGCCCTCCAAGATCGCCAATGCACTGATCGGCAGGGTGACCGGCGTCGCCCTGCACGACTACGGCTGCAGCCTCAAGGTCTATCGCGCGGAGGTGATCAAAGAGGTCACCCTGCTCGGGGAGATGCACCGATTCATCCCGGTCTGGGTGGCCGGTGTCACCGCGCCCGAGCGTATCGGCGAGACCGAGGTCGCCCATCAGGCGCGCCAGTTCGGGACCTCCAAATACGGGATCTCGCGCACCTTCCGGGTGCTGCTCGACCTCCTGTCGGCCTTCTTCTTTCTGCGGTTCGGATCGCGGCCGGGACACTTCTTCGGCTCCATCGGGATCCTCTTCGGCGTGGTCGGGAGCATCCTGATGGCCGAGATGCTCTGGGTGAAGTTCGGGCTCGGACAGCACATCGGGACACGGCCGATGCTCTTCGTGGCCATCCTCTTCCTGGTCGTCTCGATCCAGTTTCTGACCACCGGCGTGCTCGCCGAGCTGATGATGCGCACCTTCTACGCCTCCGGCGAGCACACACATCATCGGATTCGCTGGCAATCCGATCCGGCGCACGCAGACTGGAGACACGCGACATGA
- the lpxK gene encoding tetraacyldisaccharide 4'-kinase — MIDPNAIWYGRHPLGLILAPLSWLYCSVVQLRRLAYRKGWLASRRLSVPVVVVGNLTVGGTGKTPAVLKLADLLRARGWRPGIITRGYKGRGGGGGAAVPRLVPPDGEPGEFGDEPVLLARRSGCPVVAGPDRVAAGALALSRGDVDILLADDGLQHYRLARDIEVAVVDGARGLGNGRCLPAGPLREPRARLGRVDLVLTNGSGPGDDRDGGYRMRLVPGAAVNLRDPAVSKPIADFVGRSIFAIAAIGNPERFFATLRGLGLEVEGRAYPDHYPFAPPDLLDWPTGPVLMTEKDAVKCMRFAGEDHWFLPVEAELERAFIEAFFRKLEAQTHV; from the coding sequence GTGATCGACCCGAACGCGATCTGGTACGGCCGTCACCCGCTCGGCCTCATCCTTGCGCCGCTCTCCTGGCTCTACTGTTCGGTGGTCCAACTGCGTCGCCTGGCCTATCGCAAGGGCTGGCTCGCGAGCCGGCGGCTGTCGGTGCCCGTCGTGGTGGTCGGCAATCTCACCGTCGGCGGGACGGGTAAGACCCCGGCCGTTCTGAAGCTTGCAGATCTGCTGCGTGCACGCGGTTGGCGTCCGGGGATCATCACCAGAGGCTATAAGGGGCGGGGCGGCGGAGGAGGCGCGGCAGTGCCGCGCCTTGTTCCTCCGGACGGCGAGCCTGGCGAGTTCGGAGACGAGCCGGTGCTGCTGGCCCGTCGCAGCGGCTGCCCCGTCGTCGCCGGACCGGATCGCGTCGCCGCCGGTGCGCTTGCACTCTCTCGGGGCGACGTGGACATCCTGCTTGCCGACGACGGACTTCAACATTATCGGCTCGCCCGAGACATCGAGGTTGCGGTCGTCGACGGCGCGCGCGGTCTGGGCAACGGGCGCTGTCTGCCAGCCGGGCCGTTGCGCGAGCCGCGCGCGCGTCTGGGCAGGGTTGATCTCGTGTTGACCAATGGCTCCGGCCCGGGCGACGACAGGGACGGCGGGTACCGGATGCGTCTGGTTCCGGGCGCGGCAGTCAATCTCCGCGACCCCGCCGTCTCCAAACCGATCGCGGATTTCGTCGGGAGGTCTATCTTCGCGATCGCGGCGATCGGCAACCCCGAGCGTTTCTTCGCCACGCTGCGCGGGCTTGGCCTCGAGGTGGAGGGTCGCGCCTATCCGGATCACTATCCCTTCGCACCGCCGGATCTTCTGGATTGGCCGACCGGTCCGGTCCTCATGACCGAGAAGGACGCCGTGAAGTGCATGCGTTTTGCCGGCGAGGATCACTGGTTTCTGCCCGTGGAGGCCGAGCTGGAAAGGGCCTTCATCGAGGCATTCTTTCGTAAGCTGGAGGCACAGACCCATGTCTGA
- a CDS encoding ExbD/TolR family protein — MNLRPHRRDPADINLTPLIDVVFLLLIFFMVSTTFKDEARLRVQLPEAQGEEIPAEEPEMIRLVIDRTGSFNVDDRAVLDRKTETLVDALKERLGEDEPLPVLIQADAQTPHQAVMTALDAASQVGLVQIAFAATRARQDDAEAARPASGQSTPPSAGEVAE; from the coding sequence GTGAATCTGCGTCCGCACCGCCGCGACCCCGCCGATATCAATCTCACTCCGTTGATCGATGTCGTCTTTCTCCTGCTGATCTTTTTTATGGTCTCCACAACCTTCAAGGACGAGGCCCGGCTGCGTGTGCAGTTGCCCGAGGCGCAAGGCGAGGAGATTCCGGCCGAAGAGCCCGAGATGATCCGGCTCGTCATTGACCGGACCGGGTCCTTCAATGTCGACGATCGGGCCGTGCTCGATCGCAAGACCGAGACCTTGGTCGATGCCTTGAAGGAACGCCTTGGGGAGGACGAGCCTTTGCCCGTGCTGATCCAGGCCGATGCACAAACGCCCCACCAGGCGGTGATGACCGCGCTCGACGCGGCCAGTCAGGTGGGTCTGGTGCAGATCGCCTTCGCGGCGACCCGCGCCCGTCAGGACGATGCCGAGGCGGCTCGACCCGCGTCCGGGCAGTCCACGCCGCCATCTGCAGGGGAGGTCGCTGAGTGA
- the recJ gene encoding single-stranded-DNA-specific exonuclease RecJ produces the protein MSRPGIRRAPSAAALAAARTPAELLSRLYANRGLHDAEEAAPGLSALHPASALRGIDQAVDLLVHYIRGGGHLLIVSDYDADGATGGALAVRGLRSLGAAQVSYLIPSRFAFGYGLSPAVVDAAAPRRPDLLITVDNGIASLAGVAHAAELGIPVLVTDHHLPGERLPDAAAILNPNQPGCNFPSKHLAGVGVVFYLLVAARSRLREQGWFGASRPEPKLADLLDLVALGTVADVVTLDRNNRILVEQGLRRIRAGRCSPGVRALLTIGGRDPSRATATDLAFCAAPRLNAAGRIEDMSVGVECLLSDDPQVAADLAARLDALNRRRREIEGEMRDAAESSLARLCLDGDALPPGLCLFGEDWHQGVSGIVAARIRERYHRPVIAFANGGDGFLRGSARSVDGVHVRDLIAWVDRQDPGLIERFGGHAMAAGLSIRPEALPRFREAFAEAVRTVAGDRPPQPEIASDGALPQRLMTLETAETLRVAGPWGKGFPEPRFDGTFDVLSARLVGERHLKLRLAGAAAEGGPIEAIGFNLGEQISEAGGAVRLAYRLDVNDYRGNRSAQLILEHLEPAA, from the coding sequence ATGTCGCGCCCCGGGATTCGACGTGCGCCGAGCGCTGCAGCGCTCGCCGCGGCGCGCACACCGGCCGAGTTGCTCTCCAGACTCTATGCGAATCGCGGTCTGCATGACGCCGAGGAGGCTGCACCCGGACTCTCGGCACTCCACCCTGCAAGCGCACTGCGCGGGATCGATCAAGCGGTCGATCTGTTGGTGCACTACATCCGCGGCGGCGGCCATCTTCTGATCGTCTCGGACTATGACGCCGACGGTGCGACCGGCGGCGCCTTGGCGGTCCGGGGTCTGCGCAGCCTGGGTGCGGCTCAGGTCTCTTACCTGATCCCCAGCCGGTTCGCGTTCGGCTACGGCCTGAGTCCGGCAGTGGTGGACGCCGCCGCACCACGCCGGCCGGATCTCCTGATCACGGTCGACAACGGCATCGCCAGTCTCGCCGGGGTGGCGCACGCGGCGGAGCTGGGCATCCCGGTCCTGGTGACGGACCATCATCTGCCCGGCGAGCGGCTCCCGGACGCCGCCGCGATCCTTAATCCCAATCAGCCGGGTTGCAATTTCCCGAGCAAGCACCTGGCCGGAGTCGGTGTCGTCTTCTATCTCCTGGTCGCCGCACGTTCCCGTCTGCGCGAGCAGGGCTGGTTCGGTGCAAGTCGACCCGAGCCCAAACTGGCGGATTTGCTGGACCTGGTCGCCCTGGGCACGGTTGCCGACGTGGTAACCCTGGACCGCAACAATCGGATCCTGGTCGAGCAGGGACTCAGACGCATCCGCGCCGGGCGCTGCAGCCCGGGCGTCCGCGCACTCCTGACGATCGGCGGGCGGGACCCGAGCCGGGCGACGGCGACCGATCTGGCCTTCTGCGCCGCGCCTCGACTCAACGCGGCCGGTCGGATCGAGGACATGTCGGTGGGTGTCGAATGTCTGCTGAGCGACGACCCGCAGGTCGCCGCGGACCTTGCAGCGCGTCTCGACGCCCTGAACCGACGCCGCCGCGAGATCGAGGGCGAGATGAGGGACGCGGCCGAGTCCTCGCTCGCGCGGCTTTGTCTGGACGGCGACGCACTGCCGCCCGGACTCTGTCTCTTCGGCGAGGACTGGCACCAGGGCGTCTCGGGGATCGTCGCGGCGAGGATCCGCGAGCGGTATCATCGTCCCGTGATCGCCTTTGCGAACGGCGGTGACGGATTTCTGCGAGGCTCGGCGCGATCGGTCGACGGGGTCCATGTCCGAGACCTGATCGCATGGGTGGATCGGCAAGATCCGGGCTTGATCGAGCGCTTCGGCGGGCATGCGATGGCGGCCGGCCTCAGTATTCGCCCGGAGGCCTTGCCCCGGTTCCGAGAGGCGTTTGCGGAGGCCGTACGCACAGTGGCAGGCGACCGGCCGCCGCAGCCGGAGATCGCATCCGACGGTGCGCTGCCGCAGCGGCTCATGACCTTGGAGACCGCAGAGACCCTGCGCGTGGCCGGCCCCTGGGGAAAGGGCTTCCCGGAGCCCCGTTTCGACGGGACCTTCGATGTCTTAAGCGCACGTCTGGTGGGAGAGCGCCATCTCAAGCTTCGTCTTGCCGGAGCTGCCGCCGAGGGAGGACCGATCGAGGCCATCGGCTTCAACCTGGGCGAGCAGATCTCGGAGGCCGGCGGCGCCGTGCGGCTCGCCTACCGACTGGACGTCAACGACTACCGAGGCAACCGCTCGGCACAATTGATCCTCGAGCATCTGGAGCCGGCCGCATGA
- the msbA gene encoding lipid A export permease/ATP-binding protein MsbA: protein MTDDASRSEVEAGPIYRRLLGYVKPYWRMFSVSIVAMIAFAATEPLFAAMMQPLIDGSFVDRNEEIVRLMPFVLVVLFVFRGIAGFVNNYCLSWVGRRVVADLRQRMFEHLLRAPTRYYDNQGSGHILAKLTYNVENVATAATSAITTLVRDGFTVIGLMAYMLYLNAALSAIFLVIGPLMAGAVKYATKRFRRHSRRIQDRVGALTQVAQEAIEAHRVVKAFGGQRLEARRFSAINEKTRSLQMKMIATEAASVPLVQLISAVAIAVIVYLSTMQGLKEDISVGTFMSFVVAMGLLLPPVKRLTSVNAHLQRGIIAAQSLFELLDAEEERDQGQRVLQRAEGRVEYRGVTHVYSPEKPPAIRDLDLVIAPGERVALVGRSGSGKSTVASLLPRFYDATAGEILIDGIPIHELTLASLRAQISLVSQDVVLFNDSISNNIAYGQPSPPTRETLERIAANAHALEFIQAMPEGFETRIGDRGVMLSGGQRQRLAIARAMLKDAPILILDEATSALDTESERHIQAALQELMANRTTLMIAHRLSTIENADRILVMDNGCVVEQGTHGELLAHDGYYARLHRLQFHDAGELPVAT from the coding sequence GTGACCGACGACGCGTCCCGCTCCGAGGTCGAAGCCGGTCCCATCTATCGCCGGCTGTTGGGCTACGTCAAACCCTACTGGCGCATGTTCAGCGTCTCGATCGTGGCCATGATCGCCTTCGCGGCGACCGAGCCCCTCTTCGCGGCCATGATGCAGCCGCTGATCGACGGCAGCTTCGTGGATCGCAACGAGGAGATCGTGCGCCTCATGCCGTTCGTGCTGGTGGTGCTCTTCGTCTTCCGCGGGATCGCCGGCTTCGTCAACAACTATTGTCTGAGCTGGGTCGGGCGACGCGTGGTGGCCGATCTGCGTCAACGGATGTTCGAGCATCTGCTGCGCGCACCGACGCGCTATTACGACAACCAGGGTTCCGGCCACATCCTCGCCAAGTTGACCTACAACGTCGAAAACGTCGCCACCGCGGCCACTTCAGCCATCACGACCCTGGTCCGCGACGGCTTCACCGTCATCGGCCTGATGGCCTACATGCTCTACCTGAACGCGGCGCTCTCGGCGATCTTTCTGGTGATTGGCCCGCTCATGGCCGGCGCGGTCAAGTATGCGACCAAGCGTTTTCGCCGCCACAGCCGGCGTATCCAGGACCGGGTCGGTGCGCTGACCCAGGTGGCGCAGGAGGCGATCGAGGCCCACCGGGTGGTCAAGGCGTTCGGCGGGCAGCGACTCGAGGCACGGCGTTTCAGCGCCATCAACGAGAAGACGCGCTCGCTTCAGATGAAGATGATTGCGACCGAGGCGGCGAGCGTGCCGCTGGTTCAGTTGATCTCGGCGGTCGCGATCGCCGTGATCGTCTATCTCTCGACCATGCAGGGGCTGAAGGAAGACATCTCGGTCGGCACCTTCATGTCCTTCGTGGTCGCGATGGGACTGCTCCTGCCGCCGGTGAAGCGTCTGACCTCGGTTAATGCCCATCTGCAGCGCGGGATCATCGCGGCCCAGAGCCTGTTCGAGCTGTTGGATGCAGAGGAGGAGCGGGATCAGGGACAGCGGGTCCTGCAACGTGCCGAAGGGCGCGTCGAGTATCGCGGGGTCACGCATGTGTATTCGCCCGAAAAGCCGCCGGCGATCCGGGATCTCGACCTCGTGATTGCACCGGGCGAGCGGGTCGCGCTGGTCGGGCGCTCGGGCAGCGGGAAGAGCACGGTGGCGAGCCTGCTTCCACGCTTCTACGATGCGACCGCAGGCGAGATCCTGATCGACGGCATCCCGATTCACGAGCTCACCCTGGCGAGTCTGCGTGCCCAGATCTCGCTGGTGAGTCAAGACGTGGTGCTCTTCAACGACAGCATCTCCAACAACATCGCCTACGGTCAGCCGTCACCGCCGACCCGCGAGACGCTCGAGCGCATCGCCGCGAATGCCCATGCGCTCGAGTTCATCCAGGCTATGCCCGAGGGCTTCGAGACGCGTATCGGCGACCGCGGGGTCATGCTCTCGGGCGGGCAGCGCCAGCGTCTCGCGATCGCCCGTGCCATGCTCAAAGATGCCCCGATCCTGATCCTGGACGAAGCGACCTCGGCGCTCGACACCGAATCCGAGCGCCATATCCAGGCCGCCCTGCAGGAGTTGATGGCGAACCGAACGACCCTGATGATCGCCCATCGGCTCTCCACCATCGAGAACGCCGACCGTATCCTGGTGATGGACAACGGCTGCGTCGTCGAGCAGGGCACCCACGGCGAATTGTTGGCGCACGACGGCTATTACGCCCGGCTGCACCGCCTTCAATTCCACGATGCCGGCGAGCTCCCGGTCGCGACGTAG
- the kdsB gene encoding 3-deoxy-manno-octulosonate cytidylyltransferase, whose product MSDREMSEQSVGFKIVIPARYGSTRLPGKPLIPIAGKPMIQHVVERARASAADEVLVATDDQRIAEVCHGFGAEVVMTGREHRSGSERISEVIGLRGWGDDVVVVNLQGDEPAMPAALLDQVATDLASIADLGMSTLAAPISDRTTLFDPHVVKVVTDAEGYALYFSRAPMPWHRDEFLADRETLPASVAFLRHIGLYAYRAGFLKRYLAWAPSPLEVAESLEQLRVLWHGERIHVAIAASEPGPGVDTASDLAEAERHLA is encoded by the coding sequence ATGTCTGATCGAGAGATGTCCGAGCAATCCGTGGGATTCAAGATCGTCATCCCCGCGCGGTACGGTTCCACCCGCTTGCCCGGCAAACCGCTCATACCGATCGCCGGCAAGCCGATGATCCAGCATGTCGTCGAGCGTGCGCGTGCGAGCGCCGCCGACGAGGTCCTGGTCGCGACCGATGACCAACGCATCGCCGAGGTCTGTCACGGTTTCGGCGCCGAGGTGGTGATGACCGGGAGAGAACACCGCAGCGGGTCCGAGCGCATCAGCGAGGTGATCGGGCTGCGCGGATGGGGTGATGATGTGGTGGTGGTCAACCTGCAGGGCGACGAGCCGGCGATGCCGGCGGCGTTGCTGGATCAGGTCGCGACCGACCTGGCGAGCATCGCCGATCTCGGCATGTCCACCCTGGCCGCGCCGATCTCGGATCGCACGACCCTGTTCGATCCTCACGTCGTCAAGGTGGTCACGGACGCCGAGGGCTACGCGCTCTACTTCTCGCGCGCCCCGATGCCATGGCATCGCGACGAATTTCTCGCCGATCGCGAGACGTTGCCGGCATCGGTCGCGTTTCTCCGCCACATCGGGCTCTATGCTTATCGTGCCGGCTTTCTCAAACGCTATCTGGCTTGGGCGCCGTCGCCCCTGGAGGTGGCGGAGTCGCTCGAACAACTGCGCGTGCTCTGGCACGGCGAGCGCATCCACGTGGCGATCGCCGCGTCCGAGCCGGGGCCGGGTGTGGATACGGCCTCTGATCTGGCCGAGGCCGAGCGGCATCTGGCCTAA